The Elusimicrobiales bacterium genome has a segment encoding these proteins:
- a CDS encoding serine/threonine-protein kinase produces MGTEDALVGTELAGCKIVSKIGMGGMGAAYKAHHTLLDKIVCIKVLAPNLANDDRYVQFFLREARSVAKIEHPNIVQINNVGVDKGIYFLIMSYIDGSPLSDMITKTGGLPMDKSVAIISGVLRGLAAAHAQSIIHRDIKPSNILIAKDGEPKIVDFGLARKIHEEKQLTISGEMVGTAYFMAPEQGLGRAVDHRADLYSAGVTLYYMISAKYPFDGKTSIEVVHKHISEPPPNIIQVRPEVPLWLAGIIERMMKKKPEDRYQSASEALDALSKGAARMGFPDTSDSLNLNIGDGKDTLSVSGAPAPRSGESGAASSRIPEIISFDEMLREQMESRPAPPPEPAPPSAPSENPPEPQEEPEPAPAPRPPQEEVVITNPSADAPEDTGLPAEDIAPSESEEAAEPLVDSPQVETPQMDDADTRETITLSPPKKSRRLPLLLVFMLLSGLMILLFAMWGAAVTAPSSDSLAAQVGFMSGGVLLLGGAIYVSAGGAFEAVSFALYAACACAYAAGAAYSPSAGATPLTTLAGAARGIADNPLGTANMLVYAALSFCLACHFMCRDDKRVAGRWAGAAFAGFFMMFLWRFVSVEAAGDSLTTALFLAVFLSAAAALSGFAKKSTITSLLAPLVLISAAGAMMWIYGVSAYSAQLYSQKEADQEAMVTKAYAERQEQIEKLRRENGGVAPPSDKLVDIPRRKPLELLKSEAWREAAAEPAGRFQANAGREGSYLLAALLFALLSCVSLAAQRTEVLRYSDRL; encoded by the coding sequence ATGGGCACTGAGGACGCGCTGGTAGGCACTGAGCTTGCCGGTTGTAAAATTGTATCCAAGATAGGCATGGGGGGCATGGGAGCCGCCTACAAGGCCCATCACACCCTGCTGGATAAAATCGTCTGCATAAAAGTGCTGGCCCCCAATCTCGCCAACGACGACAGATACGTCCAGTTTTTCCTGCGCGAGGCGCGTTCCGTCGCAAAAATAGAACATCCCAACATAGTCCAGATAAACAATGTAGGCGTGGACAAGGGCATTTATTTCCTGATAATGAGCTACATAGACGGAAGCCCGCTGTCCGACATGATAACCAAAACCGGCGGGCTGCCGATGGACAAGTCGGTGGCGATTATCTCCGGCGTGCTAAGGGGCCTGGCGGCGGCCCACGCGCAAAGCATAATACACCGCGATATAAAACCCTCCAATATCCTTATTGCAAAAGACGGCGAGCCTAAGATAGTGGACTTCGGCCTGGCGCGCAAAATCCACGAGGAAAAGCAGCTCACGATTTCCGGCGAGATGGTGGGCACGGCCTATTTCATGGCGCCGGAGCAGGGGCTGGGCCGCGCGGTGGACCACAGGGCGGATTTATATTCGGCGGGGGTAACGCTGTATTACATGATATCCGCCAAGTATCCCTTTGACGGCAAGACCTCCATAGAGGTGGTGCACAAGCATATCAGCGAACCGCCCCCGAACATAATACAGGTCCGCCCGGAAGTGCCGTTGTGGCTGGCCGGCATCATAGAGCGGATGATGAAGAAAAAACCGGAGGACCGCTACCAGTCCGCCAGCGAGGCGCTGGATGCCCTGTCCAAGGGCGCAGCCAGGATGGGATTTCCGGACACAAGCGACAGTCTCAACCTGAACATCGGCGACGGCAAGGATACGCTTTCTGTTTCCGGCGCGCCCGCGCCGCGCAGCGGTGAAAGCGGCGCGGCAAGCTCGCGCATACCGGAAATCATTTCTTTCGACGAGATGCTGCGCGAGCAGATGGAATCCCGTCCGGCTCCTCCGCCGGAACCGGCGCCCCCGTCCGCGCCGTCCGAAAATCCGCCCGAGCCGCAAGAGGAGCCGGAGCCGGCCCCCGCGCCCAGGCCGCCGCAGGAAGAGGTTGTAATCACCAATCCTTCCGCGGATGCGCCGGAGGATACAGGCCTGCCTGCCGAGGATATTGCGCCGTCCGAATCGGAGGAGGCGGCGGAGCCTCTTGTGGACAGCCCCCAGGTGGAAACCCCGCAGATGGACGATGCCGACACGCGCGAGACCATAACCCTTTCTCCTCCGAAGAAATCCAGGCGGCTGCCGCTTCTGCTTGTGTTCATGCTGCTGTCGGGCCTTATGATACTGCTGTTTGCCATGTGGGGGGCTGCGGTTACCGCCCCGTCCTCCGACTCTCTGGCGGCGCAGGTGGGATTTATGTCAGGCGGGGTGCTGCTGCTGGGCGGGGCCATATATGTGAGCGCGGGCGGCGCGTTTGAGGCGGTCTCGTTTGCGTTGTACGCCGCGTGCGCCTGCGCATATGCCGCCGGCGCGGCATACTCCCCGTCAGCGGGCGCGACGCCGCTTACCACTCTGGCCGGAGCGGCAAGGGGCATTGCGGATAATCCGCTCGGAACCGCCAACATGCTTGTTTACGCTGCGCTGTCTTTCTGCCTTGCCTGTCATTTCATGTGCAGGGACGACAAGCGCGTCGCCGGCAGATGGGCGGGCGCGGCTTTTGCCGGGTTTTTCATGATGTTTTTATGGCGTTTTGTCTCTGTTGAGGCCGCGGGCGACAGTCTCACCACTGCGCTGTTCCTGGCGGTGTTTCTGTCCGCGGCTGCGGCGTTGTCCGGCTTTGCCAAGAAAAGCACCATAACATCGCTTCTGGCGCCGCTGGTCCTCATCTCAGCCGCCGGCGCAATGATGTGGATTTACGGCGTCAGCGCATATTCCGCGCAGCTCTATTCGCAAAAAGAGGCCGACCAGGAAGCCATGGTAACCAAAGCCTATGCCGAGCGGCAGGAGCAGATTGAAAAACTGCGCCGGGAAAACGGCGGGGTTGCGCCTCCGTCCGATAAACTGGTGGATATTCCCCGGAGAAAACCGCTGGAACTTCTGAAATCCGAGGCATGGCGCGAAGCTGCCGCAGAACCGGCCGGCCGCTTTCAGGCCAATGCGGGGCGTGAGGGTTCGTACCTGCTGGCGGCGCTGCTTTTTGCGCTTTTATCCTGCGTTTCGCTGGCGGCGCAGCGCACCGAGGTTTTGCGGTATTCGGACAGGTTATGA
- a CDS encoding PASTA domain-containing protein, giving the protein MKRFVETLVVLAIVCAAAYFSLDWAFGALVHDRAQVAAPDITKRSAMAALDTLSGVKLALQRCGEEFDNSVPVGAVIRQLPPPGTMVREGKVIRAWFSQGGESVFAPNLSGLPQRNAELLLRQQQLLLGEVGEAYSLKLDKGVVIAQDPAPDASVAKNSLINITISAGPPPSGITLMPDFRQKSVMEANHWAAQNRLSFDIKEEPASLFPNGTILSQDPAPDTALNPDIRITLVISGRRDTGAAAAKVHRIHYEMSQGSSQSRLRIVMMDKSGEREIFNGLRAPGTKVDLTAPYGGPAKVRIFVNGVLVEEKEMQ; this is encoded by the coding sequence ATGAAACGATTTGTCGAAACCCTGGTTGTTCTTGCAATCGTCTGCGCCGCAGCCTACTTTTCGCTGGACTGGGCTTTCGGCGCGCTTGTGCATGACAGGGCGCAGGTGGCCGCGCCGGACATAACCAAACGTTCCGCCATGGCCGCGCTGGACACGCTGTCGGGCGTCAAGCTGGCCCTGCAAAGATGCGGCGAGGAGTTTGACAATTCCGTCCCGGTGGGCGCGGTCATCCGCCAGCTTCCGCCGCCGGGAACCATGGTGCGCGAGGGCAAGGTGATACGCGCCTGGTTCAGCCAAGGGGGGGAATCGGTTTTCGCGCCCAACCTGTCGGGGCTGCCGCAGCGAAACGCGGAACTGCTGCTCCGCCAGCAGCAGCTGCTGCTGGGCGAGGTGGGCGAGGCGTATTCGCTAAAGTTGGACAAGGGCGTGGTAATCGCCCAGGACCCGGCGCCGGACGCCAGCGTGGCCAAAAATTCGCTGATCAATATAACGATTTCGGCGGGGCCGCCGCCTTCGGGGATAACGTTGATGCCGGATTTCCGCCAGAAATCCGTCATGGAGGCAAACCACTGGGCGGCGCAGAACAGATTGTCTTTTGATATAAAGGAGGAGCCGGCATCGCTTTTCCCGAACGGGACCATACTTTCGCAGGACCCGGCTCCGGACACCGCGCTTAACCCGGACATCAGGATAACGCTTGTGATAAGCGGGCGCAGGGACACCGGCGCGGCGGCTGCCAAAGTGCACCGCATCCATTACGAGATGAGCCAGGGCAGCTCCCAGAGCCGGCTGCGCATAGTGATGATGGACAAATCCGGCGAGCGCGAGATTTTCAACGGGCTGCGCGCCCCCGGCACCAAGGTTGACCTTACCGCGCCCTACGGCGGGCCGGCGAAGGTGCGCATTTTCGTAAACGGCGTGCTGGTGGAAGAAAAGGAGATGCAATGA
- a CDS encoding Stp1/IreP family PP2C-type Ser/Thr phosphatase has protein sequence MIEISLIPEFAFLSDKGKVRSDNQDSVVVDELLGLAAVADGMGGHNAGEIASDIAITAIKESLIALRSGDMRVKNKDPHLSESVNDIHFAAIKANEAVHAASMEQTNRKGMGTTLSAILLGSRSAAIAHIGDSRIYLYRESNMVQLTSDHSLVMEQVRKGIMTKEEAEISSMQNILTRAMGITKAVKLDVGEVTLADGDRLLLCSDGLFKAASETDMRGVLSSALPAAMMCRYLVDKALENGGPDNVSVVVIKLRNPKFMEKIAQLARAAINAFANP, from the coding sequence ATGATAGAGATATCCCTTATCCCGGAATTCGCTTTTCTGAGCGACAAAGGCAAGGTTCGCAGCGACAATCAGGACAGCGTCGTGGTGGACGAGTTGCTGGGCCTTGCCGCGGTAGCCGACGGGATGGGCGGGCATAACGCCGGAGAAATCGCAAGCGACATAGCCATAACCGCCATAAAAGAGAGTTTGATAGCGCTGCGCAGCGGCGACATGCGCGTGAAAAACAAGGACCCGCATCTTTCCGAATCCGTAAATGACATACATTTCGCCGCCATCAAGGCCAACGAGGCGGTTCACGCCGCGTCCATGGAACAGACCAACCGCAAAGGCATGGGCACCACCCTGAGCGCGATACTGCTGGGCTCTCGCAGCGCGGCTATCGCGCATATAGGGGACTCGCGCATTTATCTGTATCGCGAAAGTAATATGGTCCAGCTTACCAGCGACCATTCGCTGGTGATGGAGCAGGTCCGCAAGGGCATAATGACAAAGGAGGAAGCCGAAATTTCCTCCATGCAGAATATCCTCACCCGGGCGATGGGAATAACCAAGGCGGTCAAGCTGGATGTGGGCGAGGTTACACTGGCCGACGGCGACAGGCTGCTGCTGTGCTCCGACGGGCTGTTCAAAGCCGCTTCTGAAACAGATATGCGCGGCGTCCTGTCCTCCGCCCTGCCGGCGGCCATGATGTGCCGCTACCTGGTTGACAAGGCCCTGGAAAACGGCGGGCCCGACAACGTCTCCGTTGTAGTTATAAAGCTGCGCAATCCGAAATTCATGGAAAAAATCGCCCAGCTGGCGCGCGCGGCTATAAACGCCTTCGCAAATCCATAA
- the groL gene encoding chaperonin GroEL (60 kDa chaperone family; promotes refolding of misfolded polypeptides especially under stressful conditions; forms two stacked rings of heptamers to form a barrel-shaped 14mer; ends can be capped by GroES; misfolded proteins enter the barrel where they are refolded when GroES binds) — MAKQIIFGEEARARIKSGIDQAANAVKVTLGPKGRCVVLEKKFGYPSIIDDGVTVAKEIELEDHFENMGAQLVKEVATKTNDVAGDGTTTATVLAQAILAEGVKNIASGANPMQVKRGIEKAVEAVCEEIKKMHKPVKTREEKAQIATISANDRVIGDLIAQAMEKVGHEGVITIEEGKSAETTLDVVEGMQFDRGYISPYFVTDAERMECALEDCYILITDKKISSMNELMPVLQKIVEAGKPFMLIAEDIEGEALATLVFNKMRGTIKGCAVKAPGFGDRRKDMLADIAVLTGGQVISEETGSKLEKAGIEMLGRAKRVVVDKENTTIVDGVGNKDEIKKRAEQLRRQIKDSTSDYDKEKLEERLAKLSGGVAVISVGAATETEMKAKKAKVEDARNATRAGVEEGLVAGGGVALIRCEKTLTTLKGANEDEQTGINIVRRALSAPLRQIATNAGHDGSVVIERVRALGENQGFNAETGEYGDMLKAGVVDPAKVVRSALQNAASIGATVLLSEALIADLPEKKEKMSAPMPGGDMY; from the coding sequence ATGGCGAAACAGATCATTTTCGGCGAAGAGGCGCGTGCGCGTATCAAATCCGGCATAGACCAGGCCGCCAATGCGGTGAAGGTTACACTGGGCCCCAAGGGCCGCTGCGTGGTGCTGGAGAAAAAATTCGGCTACCCGTCAATAATTGACGACGGCGTCACCGTCGCCAAAGAGATAGAGTTGGAAGACCATTTCGAAAACATGGGCGCCCAGCTCGTAAAGGAAGTGGCCACCAAGACCAATGACGTCGCCGGCGACGGCACCACCACCGCCACCGTGCTGGCCCAGGCCATTCTGGCAGAGGGCGTCAAAAACATCGCTTCCGGCGCGAACCCGATGCAGGTAAAACGCGGCATTGAAAAAGCGGTTGAGGCCGTCTGCGAAGAAATCAAGAAAATGCACAAGCCGGTCAAGACGCGCGAGGAGAAGGCGCAGATAGCCACCATCTCCGCAAACGACCGCGTCATCGGCGACCTCATCGCCCAGGCGATGGAAAAAGTCGGACACGAGGGCGTCATCACCATAGAGGAAGGCAAATCGGCGGAGACGACGCTGGACGTCGTGGAGGGCATGCAGTTTGACAGGGGTTACATCTCCCCGTACTTCGTCACCGATGCCGAGCGCATGGAATGCGCGCTTGAGGACTGCTACATCCTCATCACCGACAAGAAAATCTCCTCAATGAACGAGCTTATGCCCGTCCTCCAGAAAATCGTGGAAGCCGGCAAGCCGTTTATGCTTATCGCCGAGGATATTGAAGGCGAGGCGCTTGCCACGCTGGTATTCAACAAAATGCGCGGCACAATCAAAGGCTGCGCCGTCAAGGCCCCCGGCTTTGGCGACCGCCGCAAGGACATGCTGGCCGACATCGCTGTGCTGACAGGCGGGCAGGTCATCAGCGAAGAGACCGGCTCAAAGCTTGAAAAAGCAGGCATTGAAATGCTGGGCCGCGCCAAGCGCGTGGTTGTGGACAAGGAAAACACCACCATCGTAGACGGCGTGGGCAACAAGGACGAGATTAAAAAGCGGGCAGAGCAGCTCCGCCGCCAGATCAAAGACAGCACCTCCGACTACGACAAAGAGAAACTGGAAGAGCGGCTTGCCAAGCTCTCCGGCGGAGTGGCCGTCATCAGCGTCGGCGCAGCTACCGAGACCGAGATGAAAGCCAAGAAAGCCAAAGTGGAAGACGCCAGAAACGCAACCCGCGCGGGCGTGGAAGAGGGCCTTGTCGCCGGCGGCGGCGTGGCGCTCATCCGCTGCGAAAAAACGCTGACAACGCTTAAGGGCGCAAACGAGGATGAGCAGACCGGCATCAACATCGTCCGCCGCGCGCTCAGCGCGCCGCTGCGCCAGATAGCCACCAACGCGGGCCATGACGGCTCCGTGGTCATAGAGAGAGTGCGCGCCCTCGGCGAAAATCAGGGCTTCAACGCCGAGACGGGCGAGTACGGCGACATGCTCAAAGCCGGCGTCGTTGACCCGGCCAAAGTGGTGCGCTCCGCGCTCCAGAACGCCGCCTCCATCGGCGCGACGGTGCTGCTCAGCGAGGCGCTCATCGCCGACCTGCCGGAAAAGAAAGAGAAAATGTCCGCCCCCATGCCCGGCGGAGACATGTACTAA
- a CDS encoding co-chaperone GroES codes for MKIQPLGDRVLVKAVEPKEVRKGGIIIPDTAKDKPQEGEIIAAGPGKMTEEGKRLNMDVKAGDRILYGKYSGTEIKIDDVEYLIMHQDDVLGVLR; via the coding sequence GTGAAAATCCAGCCTTTGGGCGACCGGGTTCTGGTAAAGGCGGTTGAACCCAAGGAAGTCCGCAAAGGCGGCATCATCATCCCGGACACGGCCAAGGACAAGCCGCAGGAAGGCGAAATCATCGCCGCCGGCCCCGGCAAAATGACCGAGGAAGGCAAGCGGCTCAACATGGACGTCAAGGCGGGGGACAGGATACTCTACGGCAAATACTCCGGCACGGAAATAAAGATTGACGACGTGGAGTATCTCATCATGCACCAAGACGATGTTCTTGGCGTGCTGCGGTAA
- the fmt gene encoding methionyl-tRNA formyltransferase — protein MANLKTVFMGTPETAVPFLDFMCREHPPALVITMPDRPAGRGLKLTPSPVKVFAAARGIPVETADNSAAVASALQNVKPDVAVVVAYGRLLKQDALSVPAMGCLNIHFSLLPAYRGAAPVQWALINGETETGVSAFWLDEGMDTGPLCLAKRHPIAPEDNAASLMSKLAAFGVDILDDALELSAAGSPPRIAQSGKPSAAPLLRTEDSFLDFSRPAAEIHNRVRGLALGPRARVYCPAGGRKTLVQVLKTSLSPAGAGGAPGTIARVERGRGFIVECSDGAVLVESVRPEGKNTVSAWDFANGLRLKAGDVFALPCAGRADGAA, from the coding sequence ATGGCGAATTTGAAGACCGTTTTCATGGGGACGCCGGAGACGGCGGTCCCTTTTCTTGATTTCATGTGCCGGGAACACCCGCCGGCGCTGGTCATCACCATGCCCGACAGGCCCGCCGGGCGCGGGCTCAAGCTAACGCCGTCGCCGGTAAAGGTTTTTGCCGCCGCGCGCGGCATTCCGGTGGAAACGGCGGATAATTCCGCCGCCGTCGCCAGCGCGCTGCAAAACGTAAAGCCGGACGTGGCCGTGGTCGTCGCTTACGGCAGGCTGCTTAAACAGGATGCGCTGTCGGTTCCGGCCATGGGCTGCCTCAATATCCATTTTTCGCTTCTGCCCGCTTACAGGGGCGCGGCCCCCGTGCAATGGGCGCTTATAAACGGGGAAACCGAAACCGGAGTTTCCGCCTTCTGGCTTGACGAGGGGATGGATACAGGGCCGCTCTGCCTTGCCAAACGGCATCCCATAGCGCCCGAAGACAACGCGGCCTCGCTGATGAGCAAACTGGCCGCTTTCGGCGTGGATATTCTGGACGACGCGCTGGAGCTGTCCGCCGCCGGCAGTCCGCCGCGCATCGCGCAATCCGGCAAGCCGTCTGCCGCGCCGCTGCTGCGGACGGAGGATTCCTTTCTTGATTTTTCGCGCCCCGCGGCGGAGATTCACAACCGGGTGCGCGGGCTTGCGCTGGGGCCGCGCGCGCGGGTGTATTGCCCTGCGGGGGGGCGCAAAACGCTGGTGCAGGTGCTGAAAACATCGCTTTCCCCCGCCGGCGCGGGCGGCGCGCCGGGGACAATCGCGCGCGTTGAAAGGGGCAGGGGTTTTATAGTAGAATGTTCAGACGGAGCCGTATTGGTGGAGTCTGTCCGCCCCGAAGGCAAAAACACCGTTTCAGCGTGGGATTTTGCAAACGGCCTGAGGCTGAAGGCAGGGGATGTTTTTGCCCTCCCTTGCGCCGGGCGGGCGGACGGCGCCGCATGA